In Serinus canaria isolate serCan28SL12 chromosome 5, serCan2020, whole genome shotgun sequence, the following proteins share a genomic window:
- the STX3 gene encoding syntaxin-3 isoform X3 translates to MKDRLEQLKAKQDADDEEELEIAVDNTAFMDEFFSEIEETRQNIDKISENVEEAKKLYSIILSAPIPEQKTKDDLEQLTAEIKKMANSVRNKLKSMERNIEQDEARSSADLRIRKSQHSVLSRKFVDVMTKYNEAQVDFRERSKGRIQRQLEITGKNTTDEELEEMLESGNPSIFTSGIMDSQISKQALSEIEGRHKDIVRLESSIKELHDMFVDIAMLVENQGAMIDRIENNMDQSVGFVERAVADTKKAVKYQSEARRKLLTLVAVAVLLLGTVALIIGLSVGLNMK, encoded by the exons ATGAAGGACCGACTGGAGCAGCTCAAGGCG AAGCAGGATGCGGAcgatgaggaggagctggagatcGCCGTGGACAACACGGCCTTCATGGATGAGTTCTTCTCGGAG ATTGAAGAGACCCGGCAGAACATCGACAAGATCTCGGAGAACGTGGAGGAAGCCAAGAAGCTCTACAGCATCATCCTCTCAGcccccatcccagagcaga AGACCAAAGATGACCTGGAGCAGCTGACGGCAGAGATCAAGAAAATGGCCAACAGTGTCCGTAACAAGCTGAAGA GCATGGAGAGGAACATCGAGCAGGACGAGGCACGATCCTCTGCCGACCTCCGGATACGCAAGTCCCAG cactcgGTCCTGTCCCGCAAGTTTGTGGATGTCATGACCAAGTACAACGAGGCACAGGTGGATTTCCGGGAGCGGAGCAAGGGCCGGATCCAGCGCCAGCTGGAAATCA CCGGCAAGAACACCACGGacgaggagctggaggagatgctggagagTGGGAACCCCTCCATCTTCACCTCAGGG ATCATGGACTCGCAGATCTCGAAGCAGGCGCTGAGCGAGATCGAGGGGCGGCACAAGGACATCGTGCGCCTGGAGAGCAGCATCAAGGAGCTCCACGACATGTTCGTGGACATCGCCATGCTGGTGGAGAATCAG GGAGCCATGATCGACCGCATAGAGAACAACATGGACCAGTCCGTGGGATTCGTGGAACGGGCCGTGGCTGACACCAAAAAGGCTGTGAAGTACCAAAGTGAGGCCAGGAGG AAGCTGCTGACTTTGGTGGCAGTGGCCGTGCTCTTGCTGGGGACAGTTGCCCTCATCATTGGACTCTCGGTGGGGCTGAACATGAAATAG
- the STX3 gene encoding syntaxin-3 isoform X2, with the protein MKDRLEQLKAKQDADDEEELEIAVDNTAFMDEFFSEIEETRQNIDKISENVEEAKKLYSIILSAPIPEQKTKDDLEQLTAEIKKMANSVRNKLKSMERNIEQDEARSSADLRIRKSQHSVLSRKFVDVMTKYNEAQVDFRERSKGRIQRQLEITGKNTTDEELEEMLESGNPSIFTSGIMDSQISKQALSEIEGRHKDIVRLESSIKELHDMFVDIAMLVENQPLSVPHAMRGAAVCPRDGVGCWITQSQSRGAEHRDDPVPGPEVPGGWVPAPRGAFSVPPSLCVPRVLRREP; encoded by the exons ATGAAGGACCGACTGGAGCAGCTCAAGGCG AAGCAGGATGCGGAcgatgaggaggagctggagatcGCCGTGGACAACACGGCCTTCATGGATGAGTTCTTCTCGGAG ATTGAAGAGACCCGGCAGAACATCGACAAGATCTCGGAGAACGTGGAGGAAGCCAAGAAGCTCTACAGCATCATCCTCTCAGcccccatcccagagcaga AGACCAAAGATGACCTGGAGCAGCTGACGGCAGAGATCAAGAAAATGGCCAACAGTGTCCGTAACAAGCTGAAGA GCATGGAGAGGAACATCGAGCAGGACGAGGCACGATCCTCTGCCGACCTCCGGATACGCAAGTCCCAG cactcgGTCCTGTCCCGCAAGTTTGTGGATGTCATGACCAAGTACAACGAGGCACAGGTGGATTTCCGGGAGCGGAGCAAGGGCCGGATCCAGCGCCAGCTGGAAATCA CCGGCAAGAACACCACGGacgaggagctggaggagatgctggagagTGGGAACCCCTCCATCTTCACCTCAGGG ATCATGGACTCGCAGATCTCGAAGCAGGCGCTGAGCGAGATCGAGGGGCGGCACAAGGACATCGTGCGCCTGGAGAGCAGCATCAAGGAGCTCCACGACATGTTCGTGGACATCGCCATGCTGGTGGAGAATCAG cccctctctgtcccccatGCCATGCGAGGAGCCGCTGTGTGCCCCAGGGATGG GGTGGGCTGCTGGATAACGCAGAGCCAATCACgtggagcagagcacagagatgATCCGGTGCCAGGGCCAGAAGTGCCAGGTGGGTGGGTGCCAGCACCCCGGGGTGCTTTCAGTGTCCCCCCCTCTCTTTGTGTCCCCCGGGTGCTCCGTAGGGAGCCATGA
- the STX3 gene encoding syntaxin-3 isoform X5: protein MKDRLEQLKAKQDADDEEELEIAVDNTAFMDEFFSEIEETRQNIDKISENVEEAKKLYSIILSAPIPEQKTKDDLEQLTAEIKKMANSVRNKLKSMERNIEQDEARSSADLRIRKSQHSVLSRKFVDVMTKYNEAQVDFRERSKGRIQRQLEITGKNTTDEELEEMLESGNPSIFTSGIMDSQISKQALSEIEGRHKDIVRLESSIKELHDMFVDIAMLVENQPLSVPHAMRGAAVCPRDGVGCWITQSQSRGAEHRDDPVPGPEVPDAPDHPSDVTSWRDPPRL, encoded by the exons ATGAAGGACCGACTGGAGCAGCTCAAGGCG AAGCAGGATGCGGAcgatgaggaggagctggagatcGCCGTGGACAACACGGCCTTCATGGATGAGTTCTTCTCGGAG ATTGAAGAGACCCGGCAGAACATCGACAAGATCTCGGAGAACGTGGAGGAAGCCAAGAAGCTCTACAGCATCATCCTCTCAGcccccatcccagagcaga AGACCAAAGATGACCTGGAGCAGCTGACGGCAGAGATCAAGAAAATGGCCAACAGTGTCCGTAACAAGCTGAAGA GCATGGAGAGGAACATCGAGCAGGACGAGGCACGATCCTCTGCCGACCTCCGGATACGCAAGTCCCAG cactcgGTCCTGTCCCGCAAGTTTGTGGATGTCATGACCAAGTACAACGAGGCACAGGTGGATTTCCGGGAGCGGAGCAAGGGCCGGATCCAGCGCCAGCTGGAAATCA CCGGCAAGAACACCACGGacgaggagctggaggagatgctggagagTGGGAACCCCTCCATCTTCACCTCAGGG ATCATGGACTCGCAGATCTCGAAGCAGGCGCTGAGCGAGATCGAGGGGCGGCACAAGGACATCGTGCGCCTGGAGAGCAGCATCAAGGAGCTCCACGACATGTTCGTGGACATCGCCATGCTGGTGGAGAATCAG cccctctctgtcccccatGCCATGCGAGGAGCCGCTGTGTGCCCCAGGGATGG GGTGGGCTGCTGGATAACGCAGAGCCAATCACgtggagcagagcacagagatgATCCGGTGCCAGGGCCAGAAGTGCCAG aCGCTCCTGACCATCCCAGCGATGTCACCTCCTGGAGGGATCCTCCCCGGCTCTGA
- the STX3 gene encoding syntaxin-3 isoform X1 → MKDRLEQLKAKQDADDEEELEIAVDNTAFMDEFFSEIEETRQNIDKISENVEEAKKLYSIILSAPIPEQKTKDDLEQLTAEIKKMANSVRNKLKSMERNIEQDEARSSADLRIRKSQHSVLSRKFVDVMTKYNEAQVDFRERSKGRIQRQLEITGKNTTDEELEEMLESGNPSIFTSGIMDSQISKQALSEIEGRHKDIVRLESSIKELHDMFVDIAMLVENQGAMIDRIENNMDQSVGFVERAVADTKKAVKYQSEARRTLLTIPAMSPPGGILPGSDPGPLLSLLLPDLLLPALRVPVPAAGSTTAAFPSCPADPWDLPLVSPQKGTGFRPGDTARGDKDTNPRAGHSPAWASRWNEGGNGDRTRGLVAPVWFVVTVL, encoded by the exons ATGAAGGACCGACTGGAGCAGCTCAAGGCG AAGCAGGATGCGGAcgatgaggaggagctggagatcGCCGTGGACAACACGGCCTTCATGGATGAGTTCTTCTCGGAG ATTGAAGAGACCCGGCAGAACATCGACAAGATCTCGGAGAACGTGGAGGAAGCCAAGAAGCTCTACAGCATCATCCTCTCAGcccccatcccagagcaga AGACCAAAGATGACCTGGAGCAGCTGACGGCAGAGATCAAGAAAATGGCCAACAGTGTCCGTAACAAGCTGAAGA GCATGGAGAGGAACATCGAGCAGGACGAGGCACGATCCTCTGCCGACCTCCGGATACGCAAGTCCCAG cactcgGTCCTGTCCCGCAAGTTTGTGGATGTCATGACCAAGTACAACGAGGCACAGGTGGATTTCCGGGAGCGGAGCAAGGGCCGGATCCAGCGCCAGCTGGAAATCA CCGGCAAGAACACCACGGacgaggagctggaggagatgctggagagTGGGAACCCCTCCATCTTCACCTCAGGG ATCATGGACTCGCAGATCTCGAAGCAGGCGCTGAGCGAGATCGAGGGGCGGCACAAGGACATCGTGCGCCTGGAGAGCAGCATCAAGGAGCTCCACGACATGTTCGTGGACATCGCCATGCTGGTGGAGAATCAG GGAGCCATGATCGACCGCATAGAGAACAACATGGACCAGTCCGTGGGATTCGTGGAACGGGCCGTGGCTGACACCAAAAAGGCTGTGAAGTACCAAAGTGAGGCCAGGAGG aCGCTCCTGACCATCCCAGCGATGTCACCTCCTGGAGGGATCCTCCCCGGCTCTGATCCTGgacccctcctctccctgctcctcccggacctgctgctcccagccctccgTGTCCCGGTTCCCGCCGCTGGCTCCACCACCGCCGCCTTTCCCAGCTGTCCTGCCGATCCCTGGGATTTGCCCCTCGTGTCCCCACAGAAGGGGACAGGATTCCGTCCTGGGGACACGGCGAGGGGTGACAAGGACACAAATCCGAGGGCTGGACACTCACCCGCGTGGGCATCCCGGTGGAATGAGGGCGGGAATGGGGACAGGACACGGGGTTTAGTGGCACCAGTGTGGTTTGTTGTCACCGTGCTGTGA
- the STX3 gene encoding syntaxin-3 isoform X4, whose protein sequence is MKDRLEQLKAKQDADDEEELEIAVDNTAFMDEFFSEIEETRQNIDKISENVEEAKKLYSIILSAPIPEQKTKDDLEQLTAEIKKMANSVRNKLKSMERNIEQDEARSSADLRIRKSQHSVLSRKFVDVMTKYNEAQVDFRERSKGRIQRQLEITGKNTTDEELEEMLESGNPSIFTSGIMDSQISKQALSEIEGRHKDIVRLESSIKELHDMFVDIAMLVENQGAMIDRIENNMDQSVGFVERAVADTKKAVKYQSEARRKKIMIMLCCIILAIILASSIASIFA, encoded by the exons ATGAAGGACCGACTGGAGCAGCTCAAGGCG AAGCAGGATGCGGAcgatgaggaggagctggagatcGCCGTGGACAACACGGCCTTCATGGATGAGTTCTTCTCGGAG ATTGAAGAGACCCGGCAGAACATCGACAAGATCTCGGAGAACGTGGAGGAAGCCAAGAAGCTCTACAGCATCATCCTCTCAGcccccatcccagagcaga AGACCAAAGATGACCTGGAGCAGCTGACGGCAGAGATCAAGAAAATGGCCAACAGTGTCCGTAACAAGCTGAAGA GCATGGAGAGGAACATCGAGCAGGACGAGGCACGATCCTCTGCCGACCTCCGGATACGCAAGTCCCAG cactcgGTCCTGTCCCGCAAGTTTGTGGATGTCATGACCAAGTACAACGAGGCACAGGTGGATTTCCGGGAGCGGAGCAAGGGCCGGATCCAGCGCCAGCTGGAAATCA CCGGCAAGAACACCACGGacgaggagctggaggagatgctggagagTGGGAACCCCTCCATCTTCACCTCAGGG ATCATGGACTCGCAGATCTCGAAGCAGGCGCTGAGCGAGATCGAGGGGCGGCACAAGGACATCGTGCGCCTGGAGAGCAGCATCAAGGAGCTCCACGACATGTTCGTGGACATCGCCATGCTGGTGGAGAATCAG GGAGCCATGATCGACCGCATAGAGAACAACATGGACCAGTCCGTGGGATTCGTGGAACGGGCCGTGGCTGACACCAAAAAGGCTGTGAAGTACCAAAGTGAGGCCAGGAGG AAGAAGATCATGATCATGCTGTGCTGTATCATCCTCGCCATCATCCTGGCATCCAGCATCGCAAGCATCTTCGCCTGA
- the MRPL16 gene encoding 39S ribosomal protein L16, mitochondrial codes for MAAPLPHFRRVPAMWRWRLPGPLRAGGGPGGVAVPRAGLKKWTLPPDYSGITIPEKPKLKFMDKVPAVPKVRREPRRLRDIRGPSQVDTDFTQGQYGILALGGGYLHWGHFEMIRLTIGRSIDPKSMFAVWRVPAPYKSVTRKSLGHRMGGGKGPIDRYVTAVKSGRLVVEVGGRCEFGEVRPFLERVAQKLPFPAVAVSRESLQEMRREEEQRRLDNQNPWTFERVVTSNMLGMRKYLSPYDLQLKGRYWGKFFLKHRV; via the exons ATGGCGGCGCCCTTGCCGCACTTCCGGCGTGTCCCGGCGATGTGGCGATGGCGGCTCCCGGGGCCGCTCCGGGCCGGGGGAG GTCCCGGTGGCGTCGCGGTTCCCCGGGCGGGGCTGAAGAAGTGGACGCTGCCCCCGGATTACAGCG GGATCACCATCCCCGAGAAGCCGAAGCTGAAGTTCATGGACAAGGTGCCGGCGGTGCCCAAGGTCCGGCGGGAGCCCCGGCGGCTCCGTGACATCCGCGGCCCGTCCCAGGTGGACACCGACTTCACGCAGGGGCAGTACGGGATCCTG GCTTTGGGCGGGGGGTACCTGCACTGGGGCCACTTCGAGATGATCCGCCTGACCATCGGGCGCAGCATCGATCCCAAATCCATGTTCGCCGTGTGGCGCGTGCCCGCCCCCTACAAGTCGGTGACGAGGAAAAGCCTTGGACACCGGATGGGCGGAGGGAAGGGCCCCATCGACCGCTATGTGACGGCGGTGAAGAGCGGCAGGCTCGTGGTGGAGGTGGGCGGGCGCTGCGAGTTCGGAGAGGTGCGGCCCTTCCTCGAGCGCGTGGCTCAGAAATTGCCCTTCCCGGCCGTCGCTGTCAGCCGGGAGAGCCTCCAGGAGATGCGGcgggaggaggagcagaggaggctggacAACCAAAACCCCTGGACTTTCGAGCGTGTGGTGACCTCCAATATGTTGGGGATGAGGAAGTACCTGAGCCCCTACGACCTGCAGCTCAAGGGACGCTACTGGGGCAAGTTTTTCCTGAAGCACAGGGTATGA
- the LOC103822140 gene encoding membrane-spanning 4-domains subfamily A member 12-like isoform X1: MQGMGSLRLGSRAVMYTAETLPKGKNRVMGTIQIMTGFLHIGFGIVLTTLTNVYTSVFVIGEIPFLGGVSFIISGCLSIGAEKSPTECAVKGSQTMNVISAIFALLGIVAFIVDLNLNGLYRSSFNYYSYLVLLAGNGISIVLLIFTILEFCIAVATANFWCRATRLSSNEAMLIVPSATRVDLAVPPAELPQPPSYSELAAPEV, from the exons ATGCAGGGCATGGGGAGCCTTCGTCTGGGCAGCCGCGCCGTCATGTACACGGCGGAGACCCTGCCCAAGGGCAAGAACCGCGTCATGGGG ACCATCCAGATTATGACGGGATTCCTGCACATTGGCTTCGGGATCGTCTTGACCACGCTCACCAATGTCTACACCTCCGTCTTCGTCATCGGAGAGATCCCTTTCCTGGGCGGTGTGTCG ttcaTCATCTCTGGGTGCCTCTCCATCGGCGCCGAGAAGAGCCCCACGGAATGCGCG GTGAAGGGCAGCCAGACCATGAACGTCATTAGTGCTATCTTTGCTCTCCTGGGAATCGTGGCCTTCATCGTGGACCTCAACCTCAACGGGCTCTACCGCTCCAGCTTCAACTACTACAGCTATCTCGTCCTG CTCGCAGGGAATGGGATTTCCATCGTGCTACTCATCTTCACCATCCTGGAATTCTGCATTGCCGTGGCCACCGCCAACTTCTGGTGCCGGGCCACCCGCCTCAGCTCCAACGAG GCCATGCTGattgtccccagtgccacccgTGTGGATCTGGCTGTGCCACCGGCGGAGCTGCCTCAGCCTCCCAGCTACAGCGAG ctggctgctcctgaaGTCTGA
- the LOC103822140 gene encoding membrane-spanning 4-domains subfamily A member 12-like isoform X2: MTGFLHIGFGIVLTTLTNVYTSVFVIGEIPFLGGVSFIISGCLSIGAEKSPTECAVKGSQTMNVISAIFALLGIVAFIVDLNLNGLYRSSFNYYSYLVLLAGNGISIVLLIFTILEFCIAVATANFWCRATRLSSNEAMLIVPSATRVDLAVPPAELPQPPSYSELAAPEV; encoded by the exons ATGACGGGATTCCTGCACATTGGCTTCGGGATCGTCTTGACCACGCTCACCAATGTCTACACCTCCGTCTTCGTCATCGGAGAGATCCCTTTCCTGGGCGGTGTGTCG ttcaTCATCTCTGGGTGCCTCTCCATCGGCGCCGAGAAGAGCCCCACGGAATGCGCG GTGAAGGGCAGCCAGACCATGAACGTCATTAGTGCTATCTTTGCTCTCCTGGGAATCGTGGCCTTCATCGTGGACCTCAACCTCAACGGGCTCTACCGCTCCAGCTTCAACTACTACAGCTATCTCGTCCTG CTCGCAGGGAATGGGATTTCCATCGTGCTACTCATCTTCACCATCCTGGAATTCTGCATTGCCGTGGCCACCGCCAACTTCTGGTGCCGGGCCACCCGCCTCAGCTCCAACGAG GCCATGCTGattgtccccagtgccacccgTGTGGATCTGGCTGTGCCACCGGCGGAGCTGCCTCAGCCTCCCAGCTACAGCGAG ctggctgctcctgaaGTCTGA